One Anguilla rostrata isolate EN2019 chromosome 15, ASM1855537v3, whole genome shotgun sequence genomic window carries:
- the tmem182a gene encoding transmembrane protein 182, with product MKLSVALFFAGFFAALGAVFFLLSFGTDYWLLASETCGPDPSGTTGPGGVILERGDVVVTDSGQDPTTFYHEGFFWRCSFGGKLEDDTMWKFWFTNQPTSKVCMHAYLFPFPVSEQTHNATTYDSAIIYRGFWSIFMLVGLVAVVLGGFIIICAAPFASHRLYKAGGSLFVAAGLFLLAVVVMFVIWVQVLDVVNEYVTHRASGCVDFQLNIRYGLSFMFAPVGVFFSLLAGLLFLLIGRSLQLQYS from the exons ATGAAGCTCAGCGTGGCGCTCTTCTTCGCCGGGTTCTTCGCGGCGCTCGGCGCcgtcttcttcctcctctccttcggGACCGACTACTGGCTGCTGGCCTCCGAAACCTGCGGCCCGGACCCCAGCGGGACCACCGGGCCCGGCGGCGTCAtcctggag CGTGGGGATGTCGTGGTGACAGACAGTGGCCAGGACCCGACCACCTTCTACCACGAGGGCTTCTTCTGGCGCTGCTCCTTTGGGGGAAAGCTGGAGGACGACACCATGTGGAAGTTCTGGTTCA ccaatcagcccaCCTCCAAGGTGTGCATGCACGCCTACCTGTTTCCCTTCCCCGTGTCCGAGCAGACCCACAACGCCACCACCTACGACTCGGCCATAA TCTACAGGGGGTTCTGGAGCATCTTCATGCTGGTGGGTTTGGTTGCCGTGGTGCTGGGCGGCTTCATCATCATCTGCGCCGCGCCCTTCGCCAGTCACCGCCTCTATAAGGCCGGGGGGAGCCTCTTCGTCGCTGCTG gtctgtTCCTGCTGGCGGTGGTGGTGATGTTTGTGATCTGGGTTCAGGTTCTGGACGTGGTGAACGAGTACGTGACCCACCGAGCCAGCGGCTGCGTGGACTTCCAGCTCAACATCCGCTACGGCCTGTCCTTCATGTTCGCGCCCGTGGGCGTGTTCTTCAGCCTGCTGGCGGggctgctcttcctcctgattggccgatcGCTGCAGCTGCAGTACAGCTAA